The genomic segment CCCCCACTACCACTAGATGACAGTCTTGCAGGGGGTCCCCGTGACTATAGACTGGAGAAGGAGGAAGCCTGGCCTGGCCCACCATGGTGGGCATGGTGTGTTGGGCTGACAGCGGCGAAGGAACCCTGGGCCAGAGCCTTGGCCCTGCAGTGGGTGCTCCCCGTTCCCTCCGCCCcctgagaggaaaggagagtggCTCCTGGGCGGCATGGCCTGGCTGGTGGGTCAGGGCCTGAGAGGAGCAGGAGTGGACAAGGTGTGGGTGGACATGGGGGTGAGGTCATGCCAACGTTTGCTAGGAGCACCGTGCAGAGCAGCCACTGGGCCACCCGACCCACGCGGCTTGGCTGTGGGACACTGGTCACTCGTGCTTGCACGTGGGCTCCCACTGAGGTGGCCCCGTGCAGGCTGGTGAGGTGCCCCTCCCAGCCGGGCCCAGCCCCTCTCACTATGCACAGCAGCCTCCCGGCAAGACCACGGAGGCGACAGCAACCAGAGACCAGGTAGCAACAAGGAGCAGACAGCCACTTCAGCTTGCTGCCCTGCCTCTCGGTCGCCCCCAGGTCCCTGGAAACACCCCCTCGAACCTCAGAGCCCCTTCCATCAAGGGGGGCTGCATGGATCCAGGGCCACAGGATGCCAGGCCCTCTGGAAGCTGCTGGCCTGGCGCGGCTGACCCCCGTGGGATGGCATGTGGGTGGGACCTCGAGCCAAGGACCCCAAGAGGGGAGGCTGAGAAGGCCCACCCCCCACAGGCCCAGGACCCGCTGGGGCGTGTGCTGCTTGTCCCTGCAGCCTGTCAGTGAGACCCTCATGGTCCCGGTTGGCGAGGGAATACATGGCTGTCCGGGGCAGGGTGCGGGCTCCCTCAACTCACGGCCTCAGAGGCCACCCAGCACAGCAGCACCGTCCCAGCCAGGAGGCCCCTGACTACCATGCAGAAGAAGGGCTGCTGCCCTGGGCAGGCTCAGTTCTAACTGCAAGTGGGCAAGAGAGGAGAGCCCAAGGGTGTGGGACCAGGGGACCAGGACTCACCCCCGGGGATGAGGGCCTGGCCCTCCCCGGGCTGAGCAGGGAGACAGCTCATCGGGGCTGTGGCTGACCCACTCACCCTCCTCTTTAAAGTTCTCCCAGAACGAATCCTGGAGAAGTTGGAATCAACTGAACGTGATGAGCAGGGGTGTGGAGGGGAGGCTGCAGCAGAGATGCTGACGCTCTGCCCACTGACCACCACCTGTGCTCACGACCGCCCTCTTCTCTGGATGGCTACCCTTGGCCAAATTGGACCATGTACCCGGGGGGCACAGTCAGTGACCAACCAAGGGACGTCACCTCAGGTGTAAGTTCCCGTCACAGATCCAGCCTGGGTGCTGGGCATGCAGACCCCAGCTGGCCGGGCCTCCACCTCCTCTGTGCTCTGGGCCCCTTAGCCCGGGGCACTCTCTGAGAGTGTGGCCTCCAGCCAGCATCTTCACCAAGCTCAGAGCCTGGGGCTGCAGCACCCTTAGCCGACACGCCACCTAAGCTCTGGACAAGAAGGGACACAGGACCACGGGGAGGTTGGAATTGCTTTTATTGGGGCGAGCGCGGCAGGCCCGCCGTGGTCAGGTTAGTGTTCTGCCCTCGGAGGCAGCCGAAGCCGGGTGCCTCCACCCGCCACCTCCCTGGGTTAGTGGAACATGCAAAGCTCAGTCAGAGGGTGGAGGCAGGGGTGGAGCCGCCAGGGCCCGGGCGATGGAGCAGGAGCGGGCGGCACTGGCCGGCGGCCTGGTTGGCATGGATCGCCCGGGCCGCATCCCAGGCCCACTTGGGGGCTGAGGCTccctgggagaggcaggcaggcagcaccCGGGGAAGGGTTGCCCCACAGGCCTCGGGGGGGGCGCTTGGCCCACAGTGGGCAGAAGCCTACGGGGGCCCCGCCGTACCTGGCTGGCACGCCTGAGAGCTGGGCAGTGGCGAGCCTTTCACCAGGAGGGTCTGTCTCCCACCCCAGGTCTGGGTCCTTGGGGCCTGGGGTGCAAAGGGGGACACAGAAGGCACTTACTAGGGAGCTGAGGCTAGAAGGCTGAAGCCAGAGGCCTGGGGTCTGGGGGGCCTGGCTGGGCCGGCTGGGTCTGCTCGGGGACCTCACCCTCCCGTGGGGAAGGGGCTTCCTGAGCAGCCGAGGAGAGGAAGGTGACCAGGACTCACTGCTGCCCGCGCAGAGCGAGAGGGTCAGTCCTGGAGACATAGAGGTGCTGGTCCCAACGGCCCTGCTGCTGGGGGCTACATCCGCTGCCCAGGCAGGTCGGGCTGGGGGTTGGGTGGGGCTGGTCTACAGGACTGGGGGAAGCTCACCCAGACGGAACCccctggggagatgggagggctgAGTTGGGGGGCCCACCTCTGGACCCTCCAAGGCACCTGGCTGTGGTGAGTGGCAGGTAAAGAGGAGCAGGGAGACCCGGGGGATGGGGTGGTCAGTGGGGCTGGACTGGCCCCATCCCCGGGAGACAGGCTGTCTGGACAACAGGTATATATTAATACGTTAGTCTAGTCTTTTTGGTTAAACTTTAGGCACCGCTTGGGAGGAAGACACCTTTCAACGTTAGAGAGAGACCCCAGCGCCTGGGCGGGAGGCCACATGCAGAGCGGGAGGCGGGGAGCAGGAGGGGTCAGGCTGCCGCGGACTCGGGGCCCCCCAGGGAGGAAGTGGGCCCCGAGGCATAGCGGCGGCCGTAGCCTGAGGAGGAGTAGGACGAGGAGGAGAAGGTCATGGAGAAGCCTGAGCCCGTGGCGTCGAAGCTGCCGCGACGAGAGCCAGCCCGGGAGCCGGTGCGCGAGCCGGAGCGCGAGCCTGCGGTGGAGCCGGAGCCGCTGACGCTGTAGGGGCTGTAGTAGCCCTTGCTGGACTGGGCGGCGGCCTCCAGCAGCCGCAGCCCCGTGCCCTCCTCCACCATGCTGCGGTCCAGCGCGTCCTTGTAGGAGATCTTGAGCTTGGTCTTGGGGCAGGTGAGGTACTTGGAGTACGCGCTGACGTCGCGCAGCTTCTGGGCAGTGCGGGCATCCACCGTGCCGCGCTGCAGGGCCTCATCCAGGGGCACGCGGCCCGGCATGTCGGGCTCGATCAGGCCACCCGTCAGGTACTGCACCTCCAGGAAGCGCTGCCCCGCCTCGTAGTAGAGCCAGCCCTTCTTCAGGGCCTGGGCGGCCGACATTTTGGTCTTGGTGCGCGGGTCCTCAAAGCCGCAGAAGGCCTTCTGGGCCAGGTTGATGCGGTCCACCATGATCTTGTCCACTAGGCCCTTGTTGACAGCGTCGGTGACAGGGAAGCGTTCGCCAGTGTTGGGGTCGATGATGCCCCCAGTGCAGGCCTGCGCCTCCAGCAGCCGCTGGCCCGTGATATTGTCCACCAGGTTGCGGTGCATGGCCTCTGTGATGGACACCTTCTCCAGGGTCTCGGTGTCCAGGATGCCAGCCACAGGGCCTGTCTCCTCCGTGGGGTCAGACCAGGAGGCCAGCTGGGTCCTAGAGACGGCCGGGCTGATGGGGTAGGAGGACGACGACCCCACAGAGGATGAGCGTGAGCGGAAGCCACTGGCATTGCCTGAGAGCATGTCAGCGAACTCGGTGATGGACAGTGTGCCAGCGCGGTACTGGTCCAGTGCTGAGCGGTCGATGAGACTCTTGGCGATGGCCTCATCAATGTCGTATTGGCGGCCCGAGCGGCGGTCGATGATCATGGATTTGACCACGCCATCCGAGGACGAGATGGTGATCTCCTCCCACTCACACTCTTGCTCCGACAGCTCCAGATAGGTCTGGTGGTCGATGAGGCCCTTGCGGTAGGCCTCGTACACAGACATCTCCTTGCCCGTCTCGGGGTCCACGATGACCACGCGCCGCTTGCGCACTGAGGACTTGGAGGACGTCTTCCgctccctcttcttctccttcagCGGCAGGAGCCGCAGCCCCGTCTGGGGGTCGGTGACACAGCGCTCCATCAGCTGCAGGTATGTGAGGTTCTCCTCTGTGTTGGGGTCGAAGAAGCCCTTGGTGTCATCCGAGGGGTCGGTGAGGATCTCGTTCATCTCCTCGTCGAAGAGGCCACGCTGGTAGGCCACGTCCACAGGGAGGCGGTGGCTCTCCTCGGGGTCGATGATGCCGCCTGTGGCGATCTGGGCCTCCAGCAGGCGGATGCCGTGGTCCTTGAGGATGAGGCCCTTCTTCATGGCCTGGAAGAGGGAGATGAGCTTCCCGGAGTAGGGGTCCTTGTAGCCGGTGACGGCACGCTCGGCCGACAGCAGCTTGTCCTTGAACTCGGGGCCTACGATGCCCATGCGCACGGCCTCCTCCACAGTCAGCTTGAGCCCCTTGATGGGGTCGATGACGTAGCCGGTGGCTGCCTGCGCCTCCAGGAGCTCGAAGGCCGTGCCGGGCCGGATGATGCCCTTCTTCATGGCCTGGTACACCGACAGCCGCTCCTTGGTGGCATCGACGAGGACGCCAGCGATGCTGCTGGTGCCCTCGAGGAACTTCTGCAGATTCTTGGAGACCTCCTCAATGGAGGTCAGGCCCTCCTGCAGCCGCTGCGCCGTGACCTCGTCCATGACGTGAGAGCGCACGAGTTCCTCCACTGTGATCTGCTTGCGCAGACCACGGAAGGTCAGCTTGCGGGCATCTGAGAGTGGCAGGAGGAGCAGGCCGCTGGCTTCATCGCGGCGGCAGCGCCGGAGCAGCTGTGTGTAGCTGAGGTGCTCGTCCGTGGAGGGGTCCACGTAGCTACGCACCTCACTGGGCTCTGACAGCTGGTCGTGCGTGTCCTTGTTGAGGTAACCACGCTGGTAGGCCACCTCCAGCGGGAGGTGGAAGCCCAGGCGTGGGTCCACGATGCCGCCCGTGGCCAGCTGAGCAtccagcagcctcagggcctcCTCAGCGGGGATCAGGTCCTTCTTCATGGCCTGGAAGAGCGAGATGGTCTGCTCTGTGTAGGGGTCGCGGTAGCCGGTCACAGCCCGCTCGGCTGACAGCAGCCGGTCATGCAGCTCGgggcccaccaggcccttccGCACGGCTTCATCCACGGTCAGCCGCTCACCCTTCACCGGGTCCAGCAGGAAGCCCGTGGCCGCCTGTGCCTCCAGCAGCAGGCGGGCCACCTCGGCACTCAGCAGCCCCTTCTTGAGGGCCTGGTAGATGGTGAGGGTCTGCCTGGAGCCAGGCAGGTAGACGCCGGCTACACAGCCTGTGCCGTAGAGGTAGCGCCAGGCAGACTCGGCCTCCAGCACCTCACGGAGGCTCCTGGTGCCCTCCCGGAGCAGGCTGTAGGACTCACGGGAGATGACCCGGGCCTCGTACAGGTCCTCGGCCGTGAGGCGGCGGCGCACGTAGTCATAGGACGCTAGGTTCTGCTGGCGCACAATCTCGGTCTTCTCAATGATctcaatgatgatgatgatcatGCGTTCCTTGGTCACACGGCCGGCCTGGAAGTCGGCCATCAGCTGGGCCCGCTGCTCCTCGGGGATCAGGTCAGACTGCATCACCTCCCACAGGGACATGGTGGAGCCCCCATGGCTGCCACCCCCGGGGATGTCGATCTGTGTCTCCTCGAAGGCCCTCCGCGTCTCCTCCTCGGTGTACACCCGCGTGGTCTCCACCACCTCCGCCTTCTCTGGCCCTTTCAGTGGCAGCAGCCGCAGGCCCGTCTCGGGGTCCTCCACGCAGCGCTCCATCAGCTGCCTGTACGTGAGGTTCTCGTGCGTGTTGGGGTCGAAGAAGCCCTTGGTGTCGTCGCTGGGGTCTTGTAGGATGCGGTTCATCTCCTCATCGAAGTAGCCACGCTGGTAGGCCACGTCCACAGGCACGCGGTGGCTGTGCACGGGGTCGATGATGCCACCCGTTGCGATCTGGGCCTCCAACAGGCGGATGCCGTGCTCTCTGACAACCAGGCCCTTCTTCATGGCCTGGAAGAGGGAGATGGTGCTGCCCGAGTAGGGGTCCTTGTAGCCGGTCACGGCCTTCTCGGCCGACAGCAACTTCTCATGCAGCTCGGGGCCCACGACACCGGCCTTCACGGCCTCGTGGACGTACAGGCGCTGATTCCTCACAGGGTCCACCAGGAAGCCCGTGGCCGCCTGCGCCTCAAGCAGGAGGATGGCAGTGCTGGGCCTGAGCAGACCCCGTCGCATGGCCTCGTAGATGGTCACCTTCTCCTTGGACTCCTCCAGGTAGATACCAGCCAGGCAGCCgctgccctggagaagggtcCGCACAGAGTCCAGCTCTGACAGGTCCTTGACTGATGTCTTGCCGTCCTTGAGCTGCTCAAACTGGGAGCTGCTGAGGATGCCGGCAGCCAGGAGCTCGCTGGCCGGCACTGGGGCACGGAGACCGCTAAAGGAGAGCCTCTCCCGCCGCGTGGTCTCCACCTCCTCCACGATGGTGATGACAATCTTGATGATCTTCTCCACAGTGACCTTGCCCGTGCGGAACTGCCTCAGCAGTTCCTGTCTCTGTTCAGCTGTGAAGTACTCAGAGTTGATGAGCTCCCAGATGGTCACTGCCCGGCCCTGGAAGCTGCCCACAGGGACCTCGACAGTGGCCTTCTGGAAGGCCTCACGGGCCTGGACCTCGGAGTAGAGCTCCTGCTGCCGGGCCCGGGCTGCCTCCTCTGAGAGCGGCAGCAGACTCAGTCCTGTCAGCGGGTCGGGGCGGCACTGTTGCTGGAGCTGGCTGTAGGTGGCCGGCTCCCAAGTACGGGGGTCATAGTAGGTCTTGGCGTCATCTCTGGGCGCTGAGAGAGCGGTGCTGGTTTCCTTATCCAGGTAGCCGCGGGCACAGGCGACATCCAGGGGCACACGGTGGCTCTTGCTGGGGTCCACGGTGCCCCCCGTGGACAGCTGGGCATCCAGTAGACGCAGGCCCTGCTCCCTGGGAATGAGGCCCTTCTTCAGGGCCTGGAACAGGGACACGCTCTGCCCCGAGTAGGGGTCCTTGTAGCCGGTCACAGCCTTCTCAGCCGACAACATCTTCTCGTGCAGCTCAGGACCTACCAGGCCGGCGCGTACCGCCTCGTCCACAGTCAGCCGTGTGCTGGTGGCAGGGTCGATGATGTGCCCGGTGCCAGCCTGGGCCTCGAGCAGGGCCACGGCTGCCTCCGGCTGCAGCAGCTCTTTCTTCAGAGCCTCGTAAATGCTTAGTTTCTGCCTCGACTCCTCCAGCCACACACCTGCAATGACGCCTGAGCCCCGAAGGGCCCGCCGCACACCTTCCACCTCAGCCACCTCCTGCACGGAGCGCTCACCCAGCTGCAGCTGGCGGAAGAGGTCCCAGTCGATGACCCCGCTCTCAAGCAGCTCGGCAGCAGGGACCAGGGCGCGCAGGCCCTGGAAGCAGAGCTGGCCCTTCTGCTCGTGCTCCTCGATGACGGTGATGACAATCTTGATGATCTTCTCCACGGTGACCTTGCCCGTGCGGAACTGCCGCAGGAGGTCCCGCCGCTGCTCGGCCGTGAAGTACTCGGAGTTGATGAGCTCCCAGATGGTCACCGTTTTGCCCTGGAACTTGCCAAATGGTGCTGACACAGTGGCCTTCTCAAACACGTCCCGGGCCTCCGAGTCAGTGTAGACCAGCTCACCACCCTTGGCAGCCTGATCAGTGAGTGGCAGCAGCCGCAGGCCTGTCTCGGGATCCTCCACACAGCGTTCTAGCAGCTGCATGTACGTGAGGTTCTCGTGCGTGTTGGGGTCAAAGAAGCCCTTGGTGTCATCGCTGGGGTCCTGCAGGACGCGGTTCATCTCCTCGTCGAAGTAACCACGCTGGTAGGCCACGTCCACGGGCACGCGGTGGCTGTGCACGGGGTCGATGACGCCGCCCGTGGCGATCTGGGCCTCCAGCAGGCGGATGCCGTGCTCGCGCACGATGAGGTCCTTCTTCATGGCCTGGAAGAGGGAGATCTGCTGCCCGGTGTACGGGTCCTTGTAGCCGGTGACGGCACGCTCAGCCGACAGCAGCTTGTGGTGCAGCTCGGGGCCCACGACGCCCTCCTTCACGGCTTCGGTGACAGTCAGCCGCCTGTTCCGCACTGGGTCCAGGAGGAAGCCTGAGGCCGCCTGGGCCTCAAGCAGGATGAGAGCGGTGCCCGGGCTCAGCAGCTGCCTCCTCAAGGCTGCGTAGATGGTCAGCTTCTCGTTGCCAGGCTTCAGTAGCAGCCCGGCGATACTGCTGTGGCCCTGCAGGTAGCGGCGCACATCCTCCCGCTGTGTGAGCTCGACCACCGTGGTGCGGCCCTGCGCCAGCCCCTGCAGCTCCTCTGTGCTCAGGATGCCTGCCTCCTGCAGCTGCAGGGCTGGCACCTTCTGTCTCAGGCCCTCGAAGGCATGTTCTGGCTCTGCGGCTGGGCCGTCGGCCACGTCCTGGCCATTGGGCAGGGCTCTGGTGGCCGCCGCCTGAGCAGCGGTAATCTCCTCGGAGTGGGCCAGTGCGGCCCGATGCTCCTCCTCCAGGTGCTCCAGCCGCTCACGCAGCCGGCGATTCTCCTCTGCCAGtagctgctcctgctgctgccgctgctgctccAGGAGCTGCAGCTCCTCCTGCTTGCGCCGCACACCCTCCTCAGCCTCGCGCTGCCGCCGCTGCGCCTCCTCCATGCTGGCCAGCAGCTGCTCCTTCTCCTGCTgcatctgctgctgctgtcgctGCTGCTCCTCTCGCAACTTCTGTGCCTTGGCCACCTCGTCCTGGAAGAGGCGCTCCAGCTTGGCCTTCTCTTCCTCGATGAAGCGTTCCCGCTGCAGCAGGCTGTCCTTCTCAGAGAGGAAGCTCTGCTGCAaggcctgtgtctcctgcagcagTTGCTCCTGCTGTACCGTCTGCATCTGTCAAGAGGGTAGGGAGCGGTCAGGGACACCTGGCCGGGCGCACCCTCCCCAGAGCAGACCCCACCCCAGGTCCCTGCCCTCCACTGCGAGATACCTCCTCAGACTTGAGCTGCAACAGCTCAGCCTCCTTTTTGAGCTTGTCCTTCTCGCGCTCCAGCTCTGCAATGGCCTCCCTCAGGCGATCGGCATCCCGGTCGCTCTGCTGCCGCTGGGTCTCCAGCGTCTGCACCAGCGTCACCTTCTCCTGAGTGGCAAGCTCTGTGCGGTGCAGCTTTGCGCCAATCTCCTCCGCCTGCTTCCGGAAGCGCTGGGCGTCCTCCTCCGCGCGAGCCTGGGCCCGGCTCATCTCGGCCACGCGCAGCCTGAGTCTCTCGGCCTCCGCGCTCATTTCCAGCTGCCGTTGCCGCTCAGTCTCCAGGGTCCGCTGGAAGCCTTGCGTCTCCTGTGCCAGCTGCTGAGCCATCTGCTCCTTGTCCTCCTGCAGCCGGCGGGCCTGCTCCTGGGCCAGCTCCTTCTGCTGCTGCAGCAGCTCTGCCTCGGCCTTGAGCCGCGTGGCCTCCTGTACTGCCTGCATCTTCTCCTTGAGCATCTTCTCCGCCAGGGCCCGCTGCTGAGCCAGGTCCTCCTCCGCCAGCTGCCGCAGCCGAGCCGCCTCCTGAGCCGCCACACTCAGCCGCGCGGCCTCCTCCGCCACCTGCTTCATCTTCTCGGCCTCCTCCTGCAGGAGGCGCTGCGTGTTGTCCTTGTCGCGCAGGATAAGGGCGCGGTTCTCCGCCTCGATTCGCGCCTTGAGCTTGCCGAGCTCCTCCATCTGGACGCGCACGGAGAACAGCTCCTCCTCTACCTGGCTGCGCTGGCGCGCGGCCTCCGTCACCTCCGCCTTCAGCCGCTGCAGCTCCTGGTCCAGGATGCTCTTCTGGT from the Cervus canadensis isolate Bull #8, Minnesota chromosome 12, ASM1932006v1, whole genome shotgun sequence genome contains:
- the PLEC gene encoding plectin isoform X9; amino-acid sequence: MEPSGSLFPSLVVVGHAVTLAAVWHWRRGRPRVQDEQDERDRVQKKTFTKWVNKHLIKHWRAEAQRHISDLYEDLRDGHNLISLLEVLSGDSLPREKGRMRFHKLQNVQIALDYLRHRQVKLVNIRNDDIADGNPKLTLGLIWTIILHFQISDIQVSGQSEDMTAKEKLLLWSQRMVEGYQGLRCDNFTSSWRDGRLFNAIIHRHKPMLIDMNKVYRQTNLENLDQAFSVAERDLGVTRLLDPEDVDVPQPDEKSIITYVSSLYDAMPRVPDVQDGVKANELQLRWQEYRELVLLLLQWIRAHTAAFEERRFPSSFEEIEILWCQFLKFKETELPAKEADKNRSKGIYQSLEGAVQAGQLKVPPGYHPLDVEKEWGKLHVAILEREKQLRSEFERLERLQRIVSKLQMEAGLCEEQLNQADALLQSDVRLLAAGKAPQRAGEVERDLDKADGMIRLLFNDVQALKDGRHPQGEQMYRRVYRLHERLVAIRTEYNLRLRGTPRHPELEDSTLRYLQDLLAWVEENQRRVDGAEWGVDLPSVEAQLGSHRGLHQSVEEFRAKIERARTDEGQLSPATRGAYRDCLGRLDLQYAKLLNSSKARLRSLESLHGFVAAATKELMWLSEKEEEEVGFDWSERNSNMAAKKEAYSALMRELELKEKKIKEIQSTGDRLLREDHPARPTVESFQAALQTQWSWMLQLCCCIEAHLKENTAYFQFFSDVREAEEQLRKLQETLNRKYTCDRSITVTRLEDLLQDAQDEKDQLNEYRGHLSGLAKRAKAIVQLTPRNPTQPTRGRVPLLAVCDYKQVEVTVHKGDECQMLGPAQPFHWKVLSGSGSEAAVPSVCFLVPPPNQEALEAVARLEAQHQALVTLWHQLHTDMKSLLAWQSLSRDVQLIRSWSLVTFRTLKPEEQRQALRNLELHYQAFLRDSQDAGGFGPEDRLQAEREYGSCSRHYQQLLQSLEQGEQEESRCQRCISELKDIRLQLEACETRTVHRLRLPLDKEPARECAQRIAEQQKAQAEVEGLGKGVARLSAEAEKVLALPEPSPAAPTLRSELELTLGKLEQVRSLSAIYLEKLKTISLVIRSTQEAEDALRTHEEQLKEAQAVPAALPELEATKAAMKKLRAQAEAQQPVFDALRDELRGAQEVGERLQQRHGERDVEVERWRERVTQLLERWQAVLAQTDVRQRELEQLGRQLRYYRESADPLGAWLQDARRRQERIQAVPLADSQAVREQLRQEKALLEEIERHAEKVEECQRFAKQYINAIKDYELQLVTYKAQLEPVASPAKKPKVQSGSESVIQEYVDLRTRYSELSTLTSQYIRFISETLRRMEEEERLAEQQRAEERERLAEVEAALEKQRQLAEAHAQAKAQAEREAQELQRRMQEEVARREEVAVDAQQQKRSIQEELQQLRQSSEAEIQAKARQVEAAERSRLRIEEEIRVVRLQLETTERQRGGAEGELQALRARAEEAEAQKRQAQEEAERLRRQVQDETQRKRQAEAELALRVKAEAEAAREKQRALQALEELRLQAEEAERRLRQAEAERARQVQVALETAQRSAQAELQSRHASFAEKTAQLERTLEEEHVTVVQLREEATRREQQQAEAERAREEAERELERWQLKANEALRLRLQAEEVAQQKSLAQAEAEKQKEAAEREARRRGKAEEQAVRQRELAEQELEKQRQLAEGTAQQRLAAEQELIRLRAETEQGEQQRQLLEEELARLQSEAAAATQKRQELEAELAKVRAEMEVLLASKARAEEESRSSSEKSKQRLEAEAGRFRELAEEAARLRALAEEAKRQRQLAEEDAARQRAEAERVLAEKLAAISEATRLKTEAEIALKEKEAENERLRRLAEDEAFQRRKLEEQAAQHKADIEERLAQLRKASESELERQKGLVEDTLRQRRQVEEEILALKASFEKAAAGKAELELELGRIRGNAEDTLRSKEQAEQEAARQRQLAAEEERRRREAEERVQKSLAAEEEAARQRKAALEEVERLKAKVEEARRLRERAEHESARQLQLAQEAAQKRLQAEEKAHAFAVQQKEQELQQTLQQEQSVLERLRGEAEAARRAAEEAEEARERAEREAAQSRQRVEEAERLKQAAEEQAQAQAQAQAAAEKLRKEAEQEAARRAQAEQAALRQKQAADAEMEKHKKFAEQTLRQKAQVEQELTALRLQLEETDHQKSILDQELQRLKAEVTEAARQRSQVEEELFSVRVQMEELGKLKARIEAENRALILRDKDNTQRLLQEEAEKMKQVAEEAARLSVAAQEAARLRQLAEEDLAQQRALAEKMLKEKMQAVQEATRLKAEAELLQQQKELAQEQARRLQEDKEQMAQQLAQETQGFQRTLETERQRQLEMSAEAERLRLRVAEMSRAQARAEEDAQRFRKQAEEIGAKLHRTELATQEKVTLVQTLETQRQQSDRDADRLREAIAELEREKDKLKKEAELLQLKSEEMQTVQQEQLLQETQALQQSFLSEKDSLLQRERFIEEEKAKLERLFQDEVAKAQKLREEQQRQQQQMQQEKEQLLASMEEAQRRQREAEEGVRRKQEELQLLEQQRQQQEQLLAEENRRLRERLEHLEEEHRAALAHSEEITAAQAAATRALPNGQDVADGPAAEPEHAFEGLRQKVPALQLQEAGILSTEELQGLAQGRTTVVELTQREDVRRYLQGHSSIAGLLLKPGNEKLTIYAALRRQLLSPGTALILLEAQAASGFLLDPVRNRRLTVTEAVKEGVVGPELHHKLLSAERAVTGYKDPYTGQQISLFQAMKKDLIVREHGIRLLEAQIATGGVIDPVHSHRVPVDVAYQRGYFDEEMNRVLQDPSDDTKGFFDPNTHENLTYMQLLERCVEDPETGLRLLPLTDQAAKGGELVYTDSEARDVFEKATVSAPFGKFQGKTVTIWELINSEYFTAEQRRDLLRQFRTGKVTVEKIIKIVITVIEEHEQKGQLCFQGLRALVPAAELLESGVIDWDLFRQLQLGERSVQEVAEVEGVRRALRGSGVIAGVWLEESRQKLSIYEALKKELLQPEAAVALLEAQAGTGHIIDPATSTRLTVDEAVRAGLVGPELHEKMLSAEKAVTGYKDPYSGQSVSLFQALKKGLIPREQGLRLLDAQLSTGGTVDPSKSHRVPLDVACARGYLDKETSTALSAPRDDAKTYYDPRTWEPATYSQLQQQCRPDPLTGLSLLPLSEEAARARQQELYSEVQAREAFQKATVEVPVGSFQGRAVTIWELINSEYFTAEQRQELLRQFRTGKVTVEKIIKIVITIVEEVETTRRERLSFSGLRAPVPASELLAAGILSSSQFEQLKDGKTSVKDLSELDSVRTLLQGSGCLAGIYLEESKEKVTIYEAMRRGLLRPSTAILLLEAQAATGFLVDPVRNQRLYVHEAVKAGVVGPELHEKLLSAEKAVTGYKDPYSGSTISLFQAMKKGLVVREHGIRLLEAQIATGGIIDPVHSHRVPVDVAYQRGYFDEEMNRILQDPSDDTKGFFDPNTHENLTYRQLMERCVEDPETGLRLLPLKGPEKAEVVETTRVYTEEETRRAFEETQIDIPGGGSHGGSTMSLWEVMQSDLIPEEQRAQLMADFQAGRVTKERMIIIIIEIIEKTEIVRQQNLASYDYVRRRLTAEDLYEARVISRESYSLLREGTRSLREVLEAESAWRYLYGTGCVAGVYLPGSRQTLTIYQALKKGLLSAEVARLLLEAQAATGFLLDPVKGERLTVDEAVRKGLVGPELHDRLLSAERAVTGYRDPYTEQTISLFQAMKKDLIPAEEALRLLDAQLATGGIVDPRLGFHLPLEVAYQRGYLNKDTHDQLSEPSEVRSYVDPSTDEHLSYTQLLRRCRRDEASGLLLLPLSDARKLTFRGLRKQITVEELVRSHVMDEVTAQRLQEGLTSIEEVSKNLQKFLEGTSSIAGVLVDATKERLSVYQAMKKGIIRPGTAFELLEAQAATGYVIDPIKGLKLTVEEAVRMGIVGPEFKDKLLSAERAVTGYKDPYSGKLISLFQAMKKGLILKDHGIRLLEAQIATGGIIDPEESHRLPVDVAYQRGLFDEEMNEILTDPSDDTKGFFDPNTEENLTYLQLMERCVTDPQTGLRLLPLKEKKRERKTSSKSSVRKRRVVIVDPETGKEMSVYEAYRKGLIDHQTYLELSEQECEWEEITISSSDGVVKSMIIDRRSGRQYDIDEAIAKSLIDRSALDQYRAGTLSITEFADMLSGNASGFRSRSSSVGSSSSYPISPAVSRTQLASWSDPTEETGPVAGILDTETLEKVSITEAMHRNLVDNITGQRLLEAQACTGGIIDPNTGERFPVTDAVNKGLVDKIMVDRINLAQKAFCGFEDPRTKTKMSAAQALKKGWLYYEAGQRFLEVQYLTGGLIEPDMPGRVPLDEALQRGTVDARTAQKLRDVSAYSKYLTCPKTKLKISYKDALDRSMVEEGTGLRLLEAAAQSSKGYYSPYSVSGSGSTAGSRSGSRTGSRAGSRRGSFDATGSGFSMTFSSSSYSSSGYGRRYASGPTSSLGGPESAAA